A genomic segment from Pseudobacteriovorax antillogorgiicola encodes:
- a CDS encoding HipA domain-containing protein, translating to MFIPRFDRISMPDKAGVKYFGMESFYSAHNINIHGTALTHEENFALIQAHSSEPQADILEYLKRIYVNRFFSNPDNHGHNTSFIKDDDSVRLSPIYDVAPMMFFKGDHIVELTRWSPKNKHSKDSVLWLVDEFELDLRVIKESCKELENGLSKLHADFGTFGIPQLFVEKGKHDRDAVLSDLSEIEGI from the coding sequence TTGTTTATCCCTAGATTTGATCGGATTAGCATGCCGGACAAAGCAGGAGTGAAGTACTTCGGGATGGAGAGCTTTTACTCGGCTCACAACATTAACATTCACGGTACTGCTTTAACCCATGAAGAAAATTTTGCGCTGATTCAGGCGCATTCTAGCGAGCCACAGGCTGATATTCTTGAGTACTTAAAGAGAATCTACGTGAACAGGTTTTTTAGTAACCCCGATAATCATGGTCACAATACCTCATTTATTAAGGACGACGACTCTGTACGTCTATCTCCCATTTACGATGTAGCTCCTATGATGTTTTTTAAAGGGGATCACATTGTTGAGTTAACGCGATGGAGTCCGAAAAACAAACATTCAAAAGACTCTGTACTATGGTTGGTCGACGAATTTGAACTAGACCTTCGAGTTATCAAGGAATCCTGCAAAGAGCTTGAGAACGGACTATCCAAGCTTCACGCGGATTTCGGAACCTTTGGGATTCCTCAGCTTTTCGTTGAAAAGGGGAAACATGACCGAGACGCTGTTCTTTCTGATCTGTCTGAAATTGAAGGGATCTAA
- a CDS encoding helix-turn-helix domain-containing protein, with protein sequence MPKLKNLDKRKQLRTDLYQRLEAGDRIPVVLKDLRRILSKSQDEFAAFCGISVSVLRRIEQDKGGYSIESLNRILEKFDFEVVVRKKAE encoded by the coding sequence ATGCCCAAATTGAAAAACCTGGACAAGAGGAAGCAACTACGAACTGACTTGTACCAGAGGTTAGAAGCTGGAGACCGCATTCCCGTGGTTCTGAAGGATTTGCGGCGTATACTTTCCAAATCTCAAGATGAGTTTGCCGCGTTTTGTGGGATTAGTGTTAGTGTTCTTAGGAGAATAGAGCAGGATAAAGGTGGTTACTCCATCGAATCTCTTAATCGGATTTTGGAAAAATTTGATTTTGAAGTTGTTGTTCGGAAGAAGGCGGAGTAG
- a CDS encoding fascin domain-containing protein, translating into MGNTAKKLGIAIRDSFLEKFNDGEICIDTSFSSGILDEFLKTNYFQEGEVLKIAQGTITTNGEQEVTIEGLSDFMNIPRLPIKSTIVFWDNGSMSVKTEYTLIQSGQATDYWQFKKSFPMMPRHPSSDSPFQGKGSYPYADEFQYREAKVVVSSHETFDEDYQRDLVVGINFLARVNLYSSLGVIQHLLDQSRETIVHGVIIRPSLQTNLFAESMPAKKTSAHNERAFPWDYAATLPGVHLEASIGHDIELKGFRLGETKLKIYCPLDDWNAYDSIYKPQKAITGTLELPDADIKVEGIASQVGDDALTVYTRFEGLSIKNLSSLVSPHSGTNLNEHLPSPIQSAIKELGELEILDLGFTLRAYTNSDNKKAGLSLTYTTVKVGFRNLNWNIWDDHIVVDNLSFRFELIGGIRSSIKASFTSGTIFSDIPITITGTKWGSQYLLDVSLDDQVRLPFRDFLKKFAPDLPAPCDLTINQLSIEICVGSYISISGSLANEPDPWSVDLGPTSVEVENISFELNRLTARTPSSSQRMQGFITGTIAVDGFTMQVNYQLPNNLSMNAYIPRIQLSHLQKQLSGGKGSSPIDFELINTRLIAKAEQTGFLFKAMSTVSGLGMLAFQVGKTNDGWGAASGIYLPDPRLSKIKGLEFLSPIDKMIHLKDLTLVLSSMDHAQFQFPTGSEFGGQHALNSSGLQLPQVSSGVMQGLNAYGLWVLNPKDKIHKLLKDTFKLDDGLPVTIQISSPKGRPPSIHLFSSVTGEFEKAPFGLQVGIRMQSGAKLEYYVTGRGEISVSKQKMLMDLGVSVTLSGFAMSGSLQGTIDLHGLKISDLAVMGSINWAGIPGFGFAGRINTKAFQSSVVMLLDSANMGMVLAGSISELTAYKVVTSIAGVEDIGKDFAHILKNIEIRGTKEFTMPKAISLSLDNKDLKAISSAFSESGGLTLPNGELEILLVCNKKGKKWFLTNRRDSLKTFQIDLLGNKLRVVEAPQIYICTSYSRIGSNEFQPGFLLSACVRIMSFEAYASIDISPNKGIAIDAYINKAIVIGSKEFFLLSDIKGKTGPYLSVSTYTQPKHPVKEYRPPHLFLNGRLKVMGLQVDCYAEISSKALKIDANLKLTNTIKSSVAKGKVEFDILVQANVGDIEEFFAKFAIAYKVSIDLYLSGVKALEFDTAIAGAIELGLKNGKPYAHLAAALKMCGDSYKVGVTLQPGKDNLNDAGKFLAREVSHFFESIYEDVERFVEDVGKGVLKGFEETEKLGKVLVDHFDQSAKDVAHAFDSLGHDVEDIAKALDKQLNQSAKEIGAVLTDIGKPAKDIANGLEAVGHGFEAVGKTLADVGHAPEDIAQALSHIDVDPNQIAKTLSKINIKPLDISNAISGLDISSNDVDKALKTVSIDTHAIEKSVSNAVDDVTEFFDDVGKAVTGIFSSKKKKKKKKHKRKPSADEICKNLSKVTDNYSFMYQKIQKAGHSSESALGAIAKTKGPTRTLLAFMEKKLGNDDNVFRLLTKNGWTDVKVAREMNKARYDIVRITIMLKMNGYGPTRTREVFSKARISVKAYQETVKECNARVVSNLALYTAHKRFVRAEDGGGKGLKGDAKQAKSHERLIMLLLNPAPKAPKDIRHGSKVALMTQKHYYLRADKNGNLDATPTKAGRWETFTLTNHTAQDRPIKKGDVISFKSAHKKFVVAEKKSLMKADRDKIGAWEKFTAL; encoded by the coding sequence ATGGGAAATACTGCAAAGAAGCTTGGTATTGCTATTCGTGATAGCTTCTTAGAAAAATTCAATGATGGCGAGATCTGCATCGATACATCATTTTCATCTGGCATTCTGGATGAATTTTTGAAGACGAACTATTTTCAAGAAGGCGAGGTGCTAAAGATCGCCCAGGGAACTATTACTACGAACGGCGAGCAGGAAGTCACTATTGAAGGTCTCTCAGACTTTATGAACATTCCTCGTTTACCAATAAAATCGACCATAGTTTTTTGGGATAATGGTAGTATGTCTGTGAAAACAGAATATACTCTGATTCAGAGTGGTCAAGCTACTGACTATTGGCAGTTTAAGAAATCGTTTCCGATGATGCCCCGCCACCCCTCATCCGACTCTCCGTTTCAAGGAAAAGGTAGCTACCCTTATGCCGATGAATTTCAATATCGTGAGGCAAAGGTAGTGGTTAGCAGTCATGAAACATTCGATGAAGACTACCAAAGAGATCTTGTGGTTGGGATCAATTTTCTGGCTCGTGTTAATCTCTATAGTTCCCTCGGTGTGATTCAACATCTGCTGGATCAATCCCGAGAAACCATAGTACACGGAGTGATTATCAGGCCAAGCCTCCAAACCAATCTATTTGCTGAAAGTATGCCAGCTAAAAAAACTTCCGCTCACAACGAACGAGCATTCCCCTGGGATTATGCTGCCACACTTCCAGGGGTTCACCTTGAAGCAAGCATAGGTCATGATATAGAATTGAAGGGCTTTCGACTCGGCGAAACAAAATTAAAAATTTACTGTCCATTGGATGACTGGAATGCATACGACTCGATATATAAACCTCAAAAAGCTATCACGGGTACCTTGGAGCTACCTGATGCAGATATCAAAGTTGAAGGTATAGCAAGCCAGGTAGGGGACGATGCACTTACTGTCTACACACGATTCGAAGGTCTTTCCATCAAGAATCTTTCCTCATTAGTCAGCCCTCATTCAGGAACCAACCTCAATGAGCACCTTCCAAGCCCAATTCAAAGTGCCATAAAGGAGTTGGGAGAGCTAGAGATACTCGACCTAGGCTTCACACTTCGCGCCTATACCAACAGCGATAACAAGAAAGCAGGTCTGTCTCTTACGTATACAACGGTCAAAGTCGGGTTTCGAAATTTAAACTGGAATATATGGGACGATCATATTGTAGTCGATAATCTATCGTTCCGATTTGAATTGATAGGTGGTATCCGGTCTTCGATCAAAGCTTCATTCACATCTGGAACAATTTTTTCTGATATTCCAATTACCATTACCGGAACGAAATGGGGAAGCCAGTATCTGCTCGATGTAAGTCTCGACGATCAGGTTAGACTTCCATTCAGGGATTTTTTAAAAAAGTTTGCTCCCGATCTACCAGCTCCCTGCGACCTAACCATCAATCAACTTAGCATCGAGATTTGTGTTGGCTCCTACATCTCTATCAGCGGCAGCCTTGCAAACGAACCGGACCCTTGGTCTGTAGATCTAGGGCCCACAAGTGTCGAAGTAGAGAATATATCATTTGAACTGAACCGCCTGACGGCAAGAACACCAAGCAGCTCACAACGAATGCAAGGGTTTATCACTGGCACCATTGCAGTAGATGGATTTACAATGCAAGTGAACTATCAGCTTCCAAACAATCTTAGTATGAATGCCTACATTCCCAGGATTCAGCTTTCCCACTTGCAGAAACAACTATCTGGAGGCAAGGGTTCATCGCCTATTGATTTTGAACTTATCAATACTCGACTGATCGCAAAGGCCGAGCAGACTGGATTTCTTTTCAAGGCCATGAGCACAGTTTCTGGCCTTGGCATGCTTGCCTTTCAAGTTGGTAAAACCAACGATGGTTGGGGCGCAGCATCAGGTATCTACCTCCCTGATCCCAGACTTTCAAAAATCAAGGGCCTCGAATTCCTTTCTCCTATCGATAAGATGATTCATCTGAAAGATCTTACTTTGGTCCTATCATCAATGGATCATGCACAGTTCCAATTTCCCACAGGATCTGAATTTGGAGGGCAACACGCGCTCAATTCCTCTGGCCTTCAACTACCCCAGGTATCTTCAGGAGTCATGCAAGGTCTTAACGCCTATGGTTTGTGGGTGCTTAATCCAAAGGATAAGATTCACAAACTCTTAAAAGATACCTTTAAGCTTGATGATGGTCTGCCTGTCACCATCCAGATCAGTTCACCCAAAGGTCGTCCACCTTCGATTCACCTATTCTCCTCTGTAACAGGAGAATTTGAAAAAGCACCATTCGGATTGCAAGTGGGGATTCGAATGCAGTCTGGAGCAAAGCTCGAATATTATGTCACTGGCCGTGGTGAGATTAGTGTCTCGAAGCAGAAGATGCTGATGGATCTCGGAGTGAGCGTCACTTTATCCGGCTTTGCAATGTCGGGATCTCTACAAGGTACAATCGATCTTCATGGCCTAAAGATCAGCGACTTGGCGGTTATGGGTTCCATAAACTGGGCTGGAATCCCCGGTTTTGGTTTTGCTGGTCGGATCAATACTAAGGCATTTCAAAGCTCTGTGGTAATGCTGCTAGATTCGGCCAACATGGGGATGGTATTGGCTGGCTCCATCAGCGAGCTCACGGCCTACAAAGTTGTCACAAGTATTGCAGGGGTAGAAGACATTGGAAAGGATTTTGCGCACATCCTTAAAAATATCGAGATTCGTGGTACCAAAGAGTTCACCATGCCTAAGGCTATCTCCCTATCCTTGGACAATAAAGACCTTAAAGCCATTTCCTCTGCCTTCAGTGAATCAGGAGGACTTACTCTGCCAAATGGAGAGTTGGAGATTCTTTTGGTCTGTAACAAGAAGGGGAAAAAGTGGTTTCTAACCAATCGTCGGGATAGCCTTAAGACGTTTCAAATTGATTTGCTTGGCAACAAACTTCGAGTTGTCGAAGCTCCTCAAATTTATATCTGTACTTCTTACTCTCGCATTGGATCAAATGAGTTTCAGCCTGGTTTTCTTCTATCTGCTTGTGTTCGCATCATGAGCTTTGAAGCTTATGCAAGTATCGATATCAGCCCTAATAAAGGCATAGCAATCGATGCCTATATCAACAAGGCAATTGTCATTGGAAGCAAAGAATTCTTCCTACTCAGCGATATTAAGGGAAAAACAGGACCCTACCTATCGGTAAGCACCTACACACAGCCCAAACATCCCGTCAAAGAATACCGGCCACCGCATCTGTTCTTGAACGGTCGCCTGAAGGTGATGGGCTTGCAAGTAGATTGCTACGCGGAAATCAGCAGTAAAGCTTTAAAAATCGACGCTAACCTGAAGCTTACGAACACAATTAAGTCTTCCGTCGCCAAAGGAAAAGTTGAGTTTGACATTTTAGTTCAGGCGAACGTTGGTGATATTGAAGAATTCTTTGCCAAGTTCGCGATCGCCTATAAGGTCAGTATTGATCTCTATCTCTCAGGAGTGAAAGCTCTTGAATTTGACACAGCTATCGCAGGAGCTATTGAGCTGGGTCTAAAGAATGGTAAGCCGTACGCCCACCTTGCTGCAGCATTGAAAATGTGTGGCGATTCCTACAAGGTGGGAGTTACCTTGCAGCCAGGTAAGGATAATCTCAATGATGCTGGTAAATTTCTAGCTCGTGAGGTTTCTCATTTCTTCGAAAGCATCTACGAAGATGTGGAACGTTTTGTTGAAGACGTAGGCAAGGGAGTTTTGAAGGGCTTTGAAGAAACTGAAAAACTGGGCAAAGTTTTGGTAGATCACTTCGATCAGTCCGCAAAAGATGTGGCTCATGCTTTCGACAGTTTGGGACACGATGTAGAAGATATTGCTAAAGCACTGGATAAGCAGCTTAATCAGTCGGCGAAAGAGATCGGTGCTGTTCTTACCGACATTGGTAAACCAGCGAAGGATATTGCTAATGGACTAGAAGCTGTGGGTCATGGATTTGAGGCCGTCGGCAAAACTCTAGCTGATGTTGGTCATGCCCCAGAAGATATTGCTCAAGCACTTTCTCATATTGACGTCGATCCGAATCAGATCGCCAAAACTCTATCTAAAATCAATATCAAACCACTCGATATTTCTAATGCAATATCTGGACTTGATATTAGCAGCAATGACGTCGATAAAGCTCTCAAGACTGTAAGTATCGATACACACGCCATAGAGAAATCAGTATCGAATGCTGTCGATGATGTTACAGAGTTCTTCGATGATGTCGGTAAGGCTGTTACTGGAATTTTCTCAAGCAAAAAGAAAAAGAAGAAGAAAAAGCACAAGAGAAAACCTAGTGCGGATGAAATTTGTAAAAATCTAAGTAAGGTTACAGATAACTATTCGTTTATGTATCAGAAGATTCAAAAAGCGGGTCATTCCTCAGAATCAGCCTTAGGTGCTATTGCAAAAACTAAGGGTCCGACTCGGACCTTGCTCGCTTTCATGGAAAAGAAGCTCGGCAACGACGACAATGTCTTCAGGCTTCTCACCAAGAATGGTTGGACGGATGTTAAAGTTGCTAGAGAGATGAACAAAGCTCGCTATGATATCGTAAGAATCACGATCATGCTCAAAATGAATGGCTATGGCCCCACGCGCACCCGGGAGGTCTTCTCGAAGGCTCGCATATCTGTGAAGGCCTACCAAGAGACGGTTAAAGAGTGTAATGCTCGCGTTGTTTCAAATCTTGCACTCTACACTGCTCACAAACGGTTCGTACGAGCTGAAGATGGAGGTGGCAAGGGCCTCAAAGGCGACGCGAAACAAGCAAAAAGTCACGAGAGGCTAATCATGCTACTACTAAACCCAGCACCCAAAGCCCCAAAAGATATTCGGCACGGATCTAAAGTCGCACTTATGACTCAGAAACATTACTATCTACGGGCAGACAAAAATGGAAATCTCGATGCGACCCCAACTAAGGCCGGACGTTGGGAAACTTTCACCTTAACGAATCACACAGCCCAAGATCGCCCTATCAAAAAAGGAGACGTCATTTCATTTAAAAGTGCTCACAAGAAATTTGTTGTAGCAGAGAAAAAGAGTCTGATGAAAGCTGATCGCGATAAGATTGGCGCTTGGGAGAAATTTACGGCATTGTAG
- a CDS encoding anthrax toxin-like adenylyl cyclase domain-containing protein: MVSYGSTARHKAGIDDVNHTRIKQVADNFHSVIMIRCVSPDNASLNHANYETKGFHIKAKSCNFGPMREFICSDPLLSKQAFKADGWKKQKKYLKLAKDDGAEEIGLTLQWRRIKELRDDLHVISEDKISPIPKQLKKSANNPNRHTIACKATFKLSPGKPQLDPKVRDIKDYVYFLSTDAKDPEALDALYKVYYVPNFLLPNHAERLMVLANPTVMRDYKTQQSIVGLEDDSTLLGRDFQESTDYLRAVIADYDLFGVWTNFEDDYESHYLHSLRFDQYLLRFRRCVPGRDAIYNLRNIDSFVKFEDTEMGNLSANLTKIIRAINGSDKVDGRSNQNYTDQTDANADHRRRKFLHHSDETGRPCLDAVDLPIYIVVPDKYSDLANYHTEVFIDKIDEFVDFAARFCSRDDFLVEFNPGWEGDLKTKLAAKDITFSNFLPIPGAVNNSETFGRDNRLGVDRIRRIVSNDYVGHRLPDSRTQIAQPLYTQNNNYYGPNKTPRLAELRKGTLQPD, from the coding sequence ATGGTTTCTTATGGCTCAACAGCAAGGCATAAAGCTGGTATCGACGACGTTAACCATACTCGCATCAAACAGGTTGCTGATAACTTTCATTCTGTGATCATGATCCGCTGCGTAAGCCCCGACAACGCGAGTTTGAACCACGCAAACTACGAAACCAAGGGATTTCATATAAAAGCCAAATCCTGTAATTTCGGCCCTATGAGAGAGTTCATCTGTAGCGACCCTCTATTGAGTAAGCAAGCTTTTAAGGCAGATGGCTGGAAGAAGCAAAAGAAGTACCTCAAGCTTGCCAAAGATGATGGAGCGGAAGAGATCGGCCTCACGCTACAGTGGCGCCGCATCAAAGAGTTAAGAGACGATCTTCACGTCATCAGCGAAGATAAGATATCACCCATTCCTAAACAGCTCAAAAAATCCGCAAACAACCCCAACCGACACACCATAGCTTGTAAGGCAACTTTCAAACTGAGCCCTGGAAAACCCCAACTTGACCCCAAGGTTCGAGACATCAAAGACTATGTATATTTCCTTAGTACTGATGCTAAAGATCCAGAAGCGCTAGATGCCCTATACAAGGTGTACTACGTACCAAATTTTCTTCTACCCAATCATGCTGAGCGACTGATGGTACTAGCCAACCCAACAGTTATGCGTGACTACAAAACTCAGCAGTCCATTGTGGGTTTAGAAGATGACAGCACTCTTTTAGGCCGTGATTTTCAAGAAAGCACGGACTACCTAAGAGCCGTGATCGCTGACTACGACCTATTTGGAGTGTGGACAAACTTTGAGGACGACTATGAAAGTCATTATCTTCACAGCCTTAGGTTTGATCAGTATCTCCTTCGTTTCCGTCGCTGTGTTCCGGGGCGAGATGCTATCTATAACCTAAGAAATATCGATAGCTTTGTAAAATTTGAAGATACCGAGATGGGAAATCTCTCTGCCAATCTCACGAAAATTATTCGAGCTATCAATGGCAGTGACAAAGTAGATGGTCGCAGTAATCAAAACTACACAGATCAAACTGATGCCAATGCAGATCATCGTCGCCGCAAGTTCCTCCATCATAGTGACGAAACCGGTCGCCCGTGCCTCGATGCCGTGGACCTACCCATATATATCGTTGTCCCAGATAAATATAGCGACCTTGCGAACTATCACACCGAAGTATTTATTGATAAGATCGACGAATTCGTCGATTTTGCAGCTAGATTTTGTAGCCGAGACGATTTTCTTGTTGAGTTTAATCCTGGCTGGGAAGGCGACTTAAAGACAAAACTTGCAGCCAAGGATATCACATTCTCTAACTTTCTACCCATCCCTGGAGCGGTTAACAATAGCGAAACTTTTGGTCGTGACAATCGCCTAGGTGTGGATCGCATCCGACGTATCGTGAGCAATGACTACGTCGGACACCGACTCCCGGATAGTCGAACCCAAATCGCTCAACCTTTATACACTCAAAACAATAACTACTACGGACCGAATAAAACACCTAGGTTAGCGGAGCTAAGAAAAGGAACCCTGCAACCAGACTAG
- a CDS encoding amino acid adenylation domain-containing protein, protein MQETISQKTTICNLMEHQASRTPELIAIIDGELEISYHQLLQRSRSIANEIRDQGIEPGSLVGLCMNRGWEMAAAMIGILQAGSAYVPLDPKYPRERVRFMLEHSKASAVIVDRKVSSDLCQGVPCIIYTTDIKQLDPVTQLPPTQTDDLAYVIYTSGSTGHPKGVAVEHRSLVALSQAMSETLSSYELGGVLASTSICFDPSVMEILGTLSLGGTVVIVENILDLLEYPGKHQIKTCVAVPSAVQAVLQSNHSLPSIACYVLGGEALKPSLVKQLQSLSDHVRIINVYGPTEDTVFSTVKEIKSHKDEITIGTSVANSCAYILDKSLEPVAKGQEGELYLAGDKLARGYLYDDSKTRERFIEVNVNETFKHSRLYRSGDLCRWNSNDELVFLGRIDQQVKVRGFRIEIEEVESCLESIEGVARAAVTIAENPGGQSSLTAYIVPKHEALGLDEIRNYLKERLPHYMVPHRISAVQSIPVMPNGKLDRNGIAEMESGKDNDPQILEVIPSSAPVNSDAMMRLVRNNLESLIGAQRNRFSPDHTFDDLGLDSLTRLEFLNRISHSIGRVVSLSEISAHNTPSTFSNFLSNTVQSTDEGDPRFSKPILETLTSFQIQVQASYPTFQIAKSNSWSASDKAKLICEYQDMMKRHGEGSYSRVLKTGSGTKGVVVDKQTGKEQESIIWSTNLYLGLNRDPEIIASACSAIDTYGSGMGTSAAASGVTDIHLEFETAFAELVGKESACLFPTGYTANVGVVAGLLGENDVVVIDQLSHASIVDGARLCGAEVRTFKHNSAQDLASVLKAVVSPYRTVLVVIEGVYSMGEGAAPVAEIVQTAKQHGALVLVDEAHSFGFYGDKGAGICAAQGISHEADFIMTTLSKAMGSLGGVVACSREHAELLKASARAYIFQASVSPADIAAALAALRRLSHDADLRQRLWDTTRYMRRRFQDAGYDLGTGDGPIVTPHFKDKDKLFTIVDELFKQGIQTSAVTYPIVESGRGRLRFICSAAHTREDVDKTLEALIEAEKLADLKMYETDNRVKFLSDHPTVLQKFRLWLPRFAEHVIALNTEHQKGLDLDLRFIIPDCEPIGLCFRQGTYSLEVNGDATIPCCAISFDHIRYLETLYTHDISEFLFGISKGNCLLKGQTEAFVWLVGRLAEFRKNSHNSQSSE, encoded by the coding sequence ATGCAAGAGACCATATCCCAAAAGACAACTATCTGTAATCTCATGGAACATCAAGCTAGTCGGACACCAGAGCTCATTGCAATTATTGATGGCGAGCTGGAAATATCTTACCACCAGCTACTGCAACGATCCCGTAGCATCGCGAATGAAATCAGAGATCAAGGCATCGAGCCGGGATCACTGGTTGGATTATGCATGAATCGCGGGTGGGAGATGGCAGCCGCAATGATTGGCATATTGCAAGCTGGATCTGCCTATGTCCCACTTGACCCGAAGTACCCCCGAGAACGAGTTCGTTTTATGCTCGAACACTCCAAGGCATCGGCAGTGATCGTTGATCGGAAAGTCTCATCTGATCTCTGCCAGGGTGTCCCTTGCATCATTTATACAACCGATATCAAGCAACTCGATCCGGTAACACAATTACCGCCAACTCAAACCGATGATCTTGCATATGTAATCTACACCTCAGGATCTACCGGGCATCCTAAAGGTGTAGCCGTAGAGCATCGAAGCCTTGTCGCCTTAAGTCAAGCGATGTCTGAGACATTATCAAGCTATGAACTTGGGGGTGTACTAGCCTCAACCTCCATTTGCTTCGATCCTTCGGTTATGGAAATTCTAGGAACTCTCTCGTTAGGTGGAACCGTCGTTATTGTTGAAAACATACTCGACTTACTTGAATACCCGGGAAAACATCAAATAAAGACATGTGTCGCGGTCCCATCTGCTGTTCAGGCTGTACTTCAATCTAACCATTCTTTACCTTCTATAGCCTGCTATGTACTAGGTGGAGAAGCCTTGAAACCGTCCCTTGTGAAGCAACTTCAGAGCCTTAGCGATCACGTTCGGATCATCAATGTCTACGGCCCCACAGAAGACACTGTATTTTCTACTGTTAAAGAAATTAAGTCTCACAAAGACGAAATAACCATCGGTACCTCTGTTGCAAATAGCTGCGCCTATATCCTTGATAAATCTCTTGAGCCGGTGGCAAAAGGTCAAGAAGGCGAGCTATACCTTGCTGGGGATAAGCTTGCCCGAGGTTATTTATATGATGACTCAAAAACTAGAGAGCGATTCATCGAGGTCAATGTCAACGAGACGTTCAAACACAGTCGTCTCTATAGAAGCGGCGACTTATGCCGCTGGAACAGCAACGATGAATTGGTTTTCTTAGGCAGAATCGACCAACAAGTCAAAGTACGGGGTTTTAGGATCGAGATAGAAGAAGTAGAATCGTGCCTTGAATCCATAGAGGGTGTCGCACGAGCTGCGGTCACAATTGCAGAAAACCCAGGAGGACAAAGCTCACTGACTGCCTATATTGTACCGAAACATGAGGCTCTCGGCTTGGATGAGATACGGAATTATCTAAAAGAACGCTTGCCTCACTATATGGTGCCACATCGCATATCAGCTGTGCAAAGTATTCCTGTTATGCCTAACGGTAAACTAGACAGAAATGGTATAGCTGAAATGGAATCTGGTAAAGATAATGATCCGCAAATCTTGGAAGTGATTCCTTCTTCCGCGCCTGTAAATAGTGATGCAATGATGAGACTTGTTAGAAATAATCTGGAATCACTTATTGGGGCTCAACGAAACAGATTTTCACCCGATCACACCTTTGATGACCTAGGGTTGGACTCGCTCACTCGCCTAGAATTCTTGAATCGAATTTCGCACAGTATAGGAAGAGTGGTTTCACTATCAGAGATTTCAGCACACAACACACCTTCTACATTTAGCAACTTTCTTTCCAATACTGTTCAAAGTACAGATGAAGGCGATCCACGCTTTTCAAAGCCTATACTTGAAACATTGACCTCATTTCAAATCCAGGTTCAAGCTAGCTATCCTACATTTCAAATCGCAAAATCAAACTCCTGGTCCGCTTCGGACAAGGCTAAACTTATATGCGAATATCAAGACATGATGAAACGCCATGGTGAAGGTTCTTATAGCAGAGTATTAAAAACGGGTAGTGGTACCAAGGGTGTGGTGGTTGATAAACAAACAGGTAAGGAACAGGAATCCATCATATGGTCGACCAACTTATATCTAGGTTTGAATCGTGATCCTGAAATCATTGCCAGTGCTTGTTCGGCCATTGATACTTATGGTTCTGGCATGGGAACTTCGGCAGCTGCTTCAGGAGTCACTGACATCCACCTTGAGTTTGAAACCGCTTTTGCAGAGCTTGTTGGTAAAGAAAGTGCATGCCTATTCCCCACCGGCTATACAGCCAATGTTGGGGTTGTAGCTGGACTTCTCGGTGAAAATGATGTGGTTGTGATCGATCAACTTAGCCATGCCTCCATCGTAGATGGAGCAAGGCTCTGTGGAGCAGAGGTTCGTACATTCAAGCATAACAGTGCCCAAGACCTAGCTTCTGTCTTAAAGGCGGTGGTTTCTCCCTATCGCACTGTTTTAGTCGTCATAGAAGGCGTCTATAGCATGGGTGAAGGAGCAGCTCCAGTCGCAGAAATCGTTCAGACAGCGAAACAGCACGGAGCCCTTGTTCTTGTCGACGAGGCTCACTCATTTGGTTTCTATGGAGACAAAGGTGCGGGTATCTGCGCAGCTCAGGGCATCAGCCACGAAGCCGATTTTATCATGACAACCCTAAGCAAGGCCATGGGTAGTCTAGGGGGAGTGGTCGCCTGTAGCAGAGAACACGCTGAACTATTGAAAGCATCCGCTAGAGCCTATATTTTCCAAGCATCCGTAAGTCCTGCAGATATTGCTGCAGCCTTAGCTGCCCTTCGCAGGTTAAGCCATGACGCGGACCTCCGACAACGACTATGGGACACGACCCGATATATGCGCCGGCGATTCCAAGATGCAGGCTATGACTTAGGCACTGGCGATGGCCCCATCGTCACTCCACATTTTAAGGATAAGGATAAGCTCTTTACAATCGTTGATGAGTTGTTCAAACAAGGAATTCAGACCTCTGCAGTGACTTATCCAATTGTTGAAAGTGGCAGAGGCCGTCTGCGATTCATCTGTTCCGCAGCTCACACCCGTGAGGACGTAGACAAAACATTAGAAGCTCTTATAGAAGCAGAGAAGCTGGCCGATCTTAAAATGTATGAGACAGACAATAGAGTTAAATTTCTTTCAGATCACCCCACTGTCTTGCAGAAGTTTAGACTGTGGCTCCCTAGATTCGCTGAACACGTCATTGCTCTCAATACAGAACACCAAAAAGGACTAGATCTTGATTTACGGTTCATAATCCCAGATTGTGAACCAATTGGTCTCTGCTTTCGTCAAGGTACCTATTCTCTGGAAGTTAATGGAGATGCCACCATTCCCTGCTGTGCTATATCCTTCGACCATATTCGCTACCTTGAAACTCTTTACACTCATGATATAAGCGAATTTCTTTTCGGCATTAGCAAAGGAAACTGCTTACTTAAGGGACAGACTGAGGCCTTTGTATGGCTGGTCGGAAGACTTGCTGAGTTTCGCAAAAATTCGCATAACTCGCAAAGTAGCGAATAA